The stretch of DNA CTCCTTCGCCATGAGGATCCGCTGATCGGCCAGCGGCGCCACCAGCGACTTGATGGCCGCTACATCACTGGTGCGGGCAGGGCGGATGCGGATCGTCTCAGTCACAGCCCAATCCTACGGCGCCGCCGTCTTTCCGGCGCCCCGCCCGTGCACAGCGGCGACACGGCAAAGGCCCCGCCAACTCCTTTCGGAGCTGGCGGGGCCCTCGCATTTGGTACCTAGACGCTCGGAGCGATCTCCGGGATCCGCGGCTTGGAGGTGCCGGCGAAGGTGAACTTGGCCTCGTCGCCTTGGCCGTCCACATCCACCACCACGATGTCACCGGCGTTGAGCTCGCCGAAGAGGATCCTCTCGGAGAGCTGGTCCTCGATCTCGCGCTGGATGGTGCGGCGCAACGGCCGGGCACCCATGGCGGGATCGTAGCCGCGGGTTGCCAGCAGCACCTTGGCCGCCGGCGTGAGCTCGATGCCCATGTCCTTGTCCTTGAGGCGCTTCTCCAGCCGTCCGATCATCATGTCCACGATCTCGATGATCTCGTCCTGGGTCAGCTGCGGGAAGACCACAACGTCATCAACACGGTTCAGGAACTCCGGACGGAAGTGCTGCTTGAGCTCCTCCGTGACCCGGGCCCGCATCCGGTTGTAGCCGGTCTGGGTGTCCGTGCCGGACTGGAAGCCGGTGGCCACGCTCTTGGAGATGTCCCGGGTGCCGAGGTTGGTGGTCATGATGATCACCGTGTTCTTGAAGTCCACCACGCGGCCCTGGGAATCGGTCAGGCGGCCGTCTTCCAGGATCTGCAACAGTGAGTTGAAGAGATCGGCGTGGGCCTTCTCCACTTCGTCGAAGAGCACCACGGAGAACGGACGACGGCGGACCTTCTCGGTCAGCTGCCCGCCTTCCTCGTAGCCCACATAGCCCGGAGGGGCACCGAAGAGCCGTGACACCGTGTGCTTCTCCGAGTACTCGGACATGTCCAGGGTGATCAGGGCATCTTCGTCACCGAACAGGAATTCGGCAAGGGCCTTGGCGAGTTCGGTCTTGCCGACGCCGGTGGGGCCGGCGAAGATGAACGAGCCGCCCGGACGCTTCGGGTCCTTTAGGCCTGCACGGGTGCGGCGGATGGCCTGCGACAGCGACTTGATGGCCGCGTCCTGGCCGACGACGCGCTTGTGCAGTTCGTCTTCCATCTTCAGCAGGCGCGAGGACTCCTCCTCGGTGAGCTTGAAGACCGGGATGCCGGTGGAGTTCGCCAGCACCTCGGCGATGAGTTCCTCATCCACCTCGGAGATGTCGTCCATGCCGCCGGACTTCCACTGGCGTTCCTTCTCGGCGCGTTCGGCAATGAGCTTCTGCTCCTTGTCGCGCAGCGATGCGGCGCCTTCGAAGTCTTGGGCATCGATCGCGGATTCCTTCTCCAGCTTCATGGCGGAGATCTTCTCGTCCATGATCTTCAGCTCCGGCGGGGCCGTCATCCGGCGGATGCGCAGCCGGGCGCCGGCCTCATCGATCAGGTCGATCGCCTTGTCCGGAAGGAAACGGTCTGAGATGTAGCGTTCGGACAGGCTCGCGGCCGCCGCGAGGGCGCCGTCGGTGATGGTGACGCGGTGGTGTGCCTCATACCGGTCGCGGAGGCCCTTGAGGATCTCGATCGTATGTGCGACAGAGGGTTCCTTGACCTGGATCGGCTGGAAGCGGCGTTCCAGGGCAGCATCCTTCTCGATGTGCTTGCGGTATTCATCCAATGTGGTCGCACCGATGGTCTGGAGCTCGCCGCGGGCCAGCATGGGCTTCAGGATCGACGCCGCGTCGATGGCGCCTTCGGCCGCACCGGCACCGACGAGGGTATGGATCTCATCGATGAACAGGATGATGTCGCCGCGGGTGCGGATCTCCTTGAGGACCTTCTTGAGGCGCTCTTCGAAGTCACCGCGGTAGCGGGAGCCGGCCACGAGGGACCCGAGGTCCAGGGTGTACAGCTGCTTGTCCTTGATGGTCTCGGGCACGTCGCCGCGGACAATCGCCTGGGCCAGGCCCTCGACGACGGCGGTCTTGCCGACGCCGGGCTCGCCGATCAGCACCGGGTTGTTCTTGGTACGGCGGGACAGGACCTGCATGACGCGTTCCATTTCGGATTCGCGCCCGATCACCGGGTCCAGCTTGTTCTCGCGCGCAGCCTGGGTGAGGTTGCGGCCGAACTGGTCCAGGACCACGGAACCGGCAGGGGTGCCTTCGGCCTGGCCCGGGCCGACGCCGGCGCCGGTGGTTTCCTTGCCCTGGTAGCCCGAGAGCAGCTGGATGACCTGCTGGCGGACACGGTTCAGGTCCGCGCCGAGCTTGACCAGCACCTGGGCGGCAACGCCTTCACCCTCGCGGATGAGGCCGAGCAGGATGTGCTCGGTTCCGATGTAGTTATGCCCCAGCTGCAGGGCCTCGCGCAGCGAGAGCTCCAGCACCTTCTTGGCGCGCGGCGTGAAGGGAATGTGGCCGGACGGGGCCTGCTGGCCCTGTCCGATGATCTCCTGCACCTGCTCGCGGACGCCGTCGAGCGAAATGCCCAAGGACTCAAGGGCTTTGGCGGCCACACCTTCACCCTCATGGATCAGACCCAAGAGGATGTGTTCGGTACCAATGTAATTGTGGTTCAGCATGCGTGCCTCTTCTTGGGCAAGCACAACTACTCGACGGGCACGGTCCGTAAATCGCTCAAACATTTCGCCACACTCCTAGCTACGACTTACTCTGATGCTACGTGGCTGGCTACAAGATTTGGGGTTTGTTCGCCACAGGGGAAACCCGGAGGCATCCGCGCCGACACACAACCCCCGGCAAGGCTGCCCCGGAGGGGCGTCGACAGGCCGCAACCGGGGCCCACACACGCCAGTGCCCCCACCGGGTGGCGGGGGCACTGGCGTGTGTGGCGGTCAGACCCGGGAAAATCTAGGAATTGGCCTTCTGGTAGGCTTCCTGAATTTCAGCCTGGATACGGCCGCGGCTGTTTACCGCATAGCCGTTGTCCCGGGCCCACTGACGGATCTGAGCGGAATCCTGATTCCGTCCGCTTGAAATCTTGGTCCGCGTGGCGCGGCCGGTTGATGTTTTGCGTGCATGGTTTATAAACCGCTCAACGGCCGAGCGGAGTTCTGAAGCATTGCCTGCCGACAGGTCGATCTCATAGCTGACGCCATCTAGGCCAAACCGGACAGTTTCGTCCGCGGATCCCCCATCCAGATCATCCACGAGGATGATTTTTACTTTCTGTGCCATAAAGACTCTCTTTCCAAAAGGACGAGCTTTTTAACAAAGCAGGATGTGTATATGAAAAGTATCCTCTGCTTTATGGCAAGGCGTCAAAGTGGAAAACTCCGGCCAAAGGAAAACCAAAGGCCGGATTAGCCGCTATTTGCTATTCCCTGCGGAATGCCCTTCTGCCGGACCGGCATCCTGGCCACGCGCTTCGGCTTCAGCCTGGGCGCGGGCCTCAGCCTGGCGCTCCGATTTGTCCGCGTTGAAGATCGATTTCATGGCGAACCAGAAAATAAGGCCGACGACGACGGACGGCAGCAATACGGCAATGTAGTCCACGCTCAGTGTCCTTCGGGCTTCAGCAGGGGGAACAGGATGGTCTCGCGGATTCCGGCGCCGGTGAACAGCATCACCAGCCTGTCGATGCCAAGGCCGATGCCGCCCATCGGCGGGGCGCCGTATTCCAGGGCACGGAGAAAGTCCTCGTCCAGCTGCATGGCCTCGACATCGCCCGCGGCGGAGCGTCGGGACTGCTCGGTGAGGCGTTCGCGCTGGATCACAGGATCAATCAGTTCGGAGAAGGCCGTGCCGCGTTCCATGCCGCCGATGATCAGGTCCCAGGCTTCGATCAGCCGGTCATCCTCGCGGTGCTGGCGGGCCAGCGGCTGCGCGGACGGCGGGTAGTCGTAGACGAAGGTGGGGTTCAGCAGCGTCGGCTCCACGAGTTCACCGAAGAGCTCGACGACGAGCTTCTCGGCATCCCAGTTGGCATCGACCTTGACTTCGTGCGTGGCGGCCAGTTCCAACAACTCCGCGGCGGGGGTGTCCGGAGTGATCTCCCGGCCCACGGTTTCGGACAAGCCGGGGTAGACCGCCATCCAGGCCCAGTCGCCGTCGAGGTTGATCTCCCCGGCCTCGGTCTGCAGGACGCGGCCCACGCCGGCTGCGTCGGCGGCATCAAGGATGATCTCCTTGATCCGGTCCGCCATAACGAACTGGTCGGCCCAGGCCTCGTAGCTTTCCAGGGTGGTGAACTCGGGGCTGTGGGTGGAGTCGACGCCCTCGTTGCGGAACACGCGGCCCATGTCATAGACCCGGTCGATCCCGCCGACCACGGTGCGCTTGAGATACAGCTCCGTGGCGATGCGCAGCGTCATCTTCTGGTCGAACGCGTTCATGTGGGTCTCGAACGGGCGGGCCGTGGCGCCGCCGTGGACCAGCTGCAGCATCGGCGTTTCCACCTCGACGTAGCCCTGGCGGTGCAGGGTCTCGCGGATGGAGCGGGTGATCGCCGCCCGGGTGTAGACCATTTCGCGGGCCTCATCGCGGACCATGAGGTCAACGTAGCGCTGGCGGACGCGGGTTTCCTCATTAAGTTCGGCGTACAGCACGGGCATGGGGCGCAGTGCCTTCGACGCCATGGCCCAGGATTCGGCCATCACGGAAAGTTCGCCGCGCCGGGAGGAGATGACCTCGCCCTTGATGAAGACGTGGTCGCCCAGGTCCACGAGGGACTTCCAGTCCGCGAGGGCTTCCTCGCCGATGTTGGCCAGGCTCAGCATGGCCTGCAACCGGACCGCCTTGCCCTCCGCGCCGCCCTCCTGGAGGGTGACGAAGCACAGCTTTCCGGTGTTCCGGATGAACACGATGCGGCCGGTCACGCCGACGATCTCGCCGGTGGTCTCGTCGGCCTGAAGGTGGGCGTACTTTTCGCGGATTTCACCCAGCGAATGGGTGCGCTCGACACCCACCGGATACGCCTCGATGCCGCGCTCGATCAGCTTGGCACGCTTCTCCATCCGGATGCGCATCTGTTCGCTGGCGTCGGCTGGTTCGGCGGCGGTGATCGGGGCGGGGGTGTTTTGGGAAGTCACAATCCCCAAGTTTACCGGGAGTTCCGCCCGCACCGGTTCCCGCAGCCGGGAAGGCGTTCGGGAATAGACTCAGGGCTGTGGAGACCTGGACGGTGGGCACTGACGACGGCGGCGGGCACCTGGAGGTGCACACGTTCCGCCCGGCCGCCGCGGGCATGGCGCCGGCAGCGCCCGGCGGCGCGGGGGCCCCGGAGGGTGCCGGCGTCGTCGTGGTTCACGGGACGCTGGTCACCGACGCGCTCTACCGGCCCTTCGCCCGGAAGCTCGGCCGCCTGCTGGGGCGGCCGGTGCACTGCTACAACCGGCGCGGGCGCGCCGGATCCTCGCCCCAGCCGCCGGGCTACTCCGCCGCGACGGAAACCGCCGACCTGGCCACTGTGCTGCGCGAGACCGGTTCGACCGACGTCGTGGCGCACAGCTACGGCGGCTTCGTGGCCATGCAGACGGCGCTGGCCGTCCCCATCCGCCGGATGGTGACCTATGACGCGGCGGTGTCCCTGTCCGGAAACCTCAACCGGCGCTGGCGCCCCGAGCTGGAGCGTTCGGTGGCGGCCGGGCAGCTCGATGACGCCTGGGCGCATCTGGTCCAAGGGCTGGAAACAGCGGGGCCGGTATCCAAACTGCCGCTCGGCGCGCTGCGCATGCTCAGCATCCTCTCCGCCCGGACCAGCCTGGGTGCCGAAATGCGCGAACTGCTGCCCACCGCCGTCGCGGAGATGCGTGCCGTGCTCGACGCCGACGCGGAGCTGGCAGACTTCAGCGCCGTCACCACTCCCACGCTGATGCTCAGCGGCGGCTGGAGTCCCGCGTACTTCGCCGAGACCGCGCGGCAGCTCGCGGCGGCGGTCCCGGCCATCGAATTCGCGTTGGTTCCGGGGCAGCTGCACGAGGGCCCCATCCGTCCCGGCAACCGGCTCGCCCTGACCACGGCGAGGTTCCTCCTTGGCGCACCCGGCAGCGCCGGCCCGCTCCCCGGACGCCGGCGGCGCTTCCGCCCGGGCCCATAAGGAGGCCGGCGGGCTGCGCGCTTACGGATGCCTCGGCTAGGCTCGGACCATGACCCGCGAGAACATCAGAACCCCCGACGGCGGAACGATTGAGCTTTTCAGCACGGGTGCCGAGCTGGCCTCGGCAGGCTCGGGCGTCGTCGTCGTTCCGGCCTCCATGGTGACAGCCGCCGATTACACGCGCTTCGCGCAGAAGCTGAGCGCCTCGCTCGGCAGGCCCGTGCACACCTTCAACCGGCGCGGACGCGGCTCCTCCTCCCCGCAGCCGGAGGACTACACCCTGGACGTGGACATCCGCGACCTCCACGCGGTGATGAAACACACCTCCAGCACCGATGTCTTCGGACACAGTTTCGGCGGCGCGGTGGCCCTGCACGCGGCCCGCACCCTGCCGGTGGAACGGCTGGCCGTCTACGACCCGGCCGTCTCGGTGAACCACAGCGTCACCGCCGACTGGACCGCGGAATATGAGCGCGCGACGGCGGCCGGCGACGACGACCGCGCCCTCGCGGTGCTGGTCAAGGGCCTCGAAACCGGCAGCGCCCTGTCCCGAATGCCGCTGTCCATGCTGACCCTGGCCAACAAGCTGGCGTCCGGCACGCCGCTCGGCAAGCAGTTGCGCGAGCTCATGCAGACCGGCGTCCGCGAGATCAAGGCCATCATCGCCGCCGACATGCCGGCCGAGCCGTTCCTGGAACTGCCCCTGGAAACGCTCATCATTGTGGGCGAGAAGAGCCCCGCGTACTTTGGCGTGGCCTGCGCCCAGATCCACGATGTGCTTTCCGGCTCGAGCTACACGATCCTGCCGGGCATGGGGCACGACGGCGTCAACAAGGCCCCGGACCGGCTGATCTCCGAGCTGAGCGCCTTCTTCGCCGGCTAAGGCAACGCGGGGTCAGATGCGGCCCATGTTGCCCGGCGGCACCGGCGCTACGTGACCCCGCGTTGCGTTATTTGGCGGCCGGCTGTTCGGCCCCGGCGGTCTTGCGCATCATGACGGACAGCACGACGGCGGCGAGGGCAATGACTGCCGCCGTCAGGAACGCGGCGTGCATGCCGGCGACGATTCCCGCGGCGGCGGATACAACGGCGTAGATCGAAACCAGGAGCGCCGTACCGGCGGCGCCGGCCACCTGCTGCAGTGTGCTCATGATCGCCGAACCGTGGGAGTAGAGGTGCGGCGGCAGCGGGTTCAGCCCGGTGGTGAAGGCCGGCGTGAACAGGAGTGCCAGGCCCAGGCTCAGGGCCACATGCAACGCAATGATCCACCAGACAGGCGTGCCCGCATCGAGCATGGAGAACTGCCACAGGGCCAGCACCATCAGGACCGAGCCGGTGACCGTCAGGGGCAGCGGCCCGACCTTGTCGAAGAGCCGGCCGATGAACGGACCCAGCAGGCCCATCGCGAGGCCCCCGGGCAACAGGGCAAGGCCCGTCTCCAGCGACTTCAGCCCGCGGATTTCCTGCAGGTACAGCGGCAGCAGGATCACCACGCCGAACAGGGCGATCATGGCCACCACCAGCAGCAGCACGGACACGGTGAACATCCGGAAGTTGAACGCACGCAGGTCCAGCAGCGGCGCGTCGGACCTCTGCAGCCTCAGCTGGCGAAGCACGAAAGCCAGCATTGCCACGACGCCGACGGCGAGCGCAATGACGGCAGGGCTGCCGGATCCTGCGCTGCCGCCGCCGATCTGGCTCAGCCCGTACACGAGCCCACCAAAGGCAGGCACCGTCAGCACGACGGACAGGGCATCCAGCCGGGTCTTCTCCGTTTCGCCGACGTTCCTCAGGAACCTGGCGCCGATGGCAAACGCGGCGAGGGCGATCGGCAGGACAAAGACGAACATAAAGCGCCAGGAAAAGTGCTCCAGGATCAGGCCGGAAACCGTGGGGCCCATCGCCGGCGCGACCGAGATGGCGATGCTCACGTTGCCCATCACGGCGCCGCGGCGCTCCACCGGCACGAGCGTGAGGATGGTGGTCATCAGGAGTGGAAGCATGATCGCCGTGCCGCAGGCCTGGACGATGCGGGCCAGCAGCAGGACTTCGAAGCCCGGCGCCAGGGCAGCCAGCAGCGTGCCGCCGGAGAACAGGCCCATCGCGAGCATGAACACGGCACGGGTGGAGAGACGCTGCAGGATGAACCCGGTGGTGGGAATCACGACGGCCATCGTCAGCATGAAGCCCGTGGACAGCCACTGCACGGTGGGCGCATCGATGTCCAGGTCCACCATCAGCCGCTGCAGGGCCACGTTCATGATGGTCTCGTTGAGGATCACGACGAACGTGGCCACCAACAACGTGACGATGATCGTGACGGATTCCCGGGAGATCTTCGCCGGGGCGGCGTTGGTGGTGACGTCTGTCGACATGGGTATTCCCTCAGGGAGTTGGGTGTGGGTCCGGCGAGCGTCGGCGCTGCTGCAGGTTCAAACAGCCTAAGCCCCGGCCGCATTCCCGTCTGAAGGCAACGCGGGGTCAGACACGGCCCATGGAGAGCCACCGGATGGGCGCCAGGTGACCCCGCGTTGCCTTTAGTTCAGGAGTCCAGCGGCACGTTGTCGATCAGCCGCACCGGGCCGACCTTGGCTGCGATGATGGCCAGTCCCTCGCCGCGGAACGGGGTGTCCTTGCAGTTCTCGGCGAGCGGTTCGAGGGTGCGCGGATCCACGACCTCGAAATAGTCCAGCCCCACGAGCGGCTGCGATTCCACCAGCGCCCGCGCAGATTCCAGGTCCAGCGGCTCATGGGCCTTGGCCCGTTCCTCGATCAGCCGCAGGGCCCGGGACAGCACGAGCGCCGCCTCACGCTCCGTCCCGGACAGGAATCGGTTGCGGCTGGACAGCGCGAGGCCGTCCGCGGAGCGCACGATCGGCACGGCCACGATCTCCACCGGGAAGTTCAGGTCTTCGACCATGCGCCTGACCAGGGCCAGCTGCTGCGCATCCTTCTGGCCGAAATAGGCCCGGTACGCGGAGAGGCCCGCCCCGGGCATCCCATAGTGCAGCAGCTTTGCCACAACGGTCAGGGCGCCGTCGAAGTGTCCGGGACGGGAGGTGCCCTCCCACTTCTCCCCCATCGGCCCCGCGGTGATCCGCACCAGCGGCTCTCCGCCGGGGTAGACCTCATCCACCGAAGGTGCGAACGCCAGGTCCACGCCCTCGGCCTCCAGCAGGGCCAGGTCCGCATCCAGGGTGCGGGGGTAACGGTCCAGGTCCGCGGCCTCGCCGAACTGCAGCGGGTTGACGAAGATGCTCGCCACCACGACGTCGTTCTGGCCGACGGCGGTGCGCGCCAGCTGGGCATGCCCCTCGTGCAGGGCGCCCATGGTGGGGACCAGGCCCTGGGACGCGCCGCGCTTCCGCGAGAGCAGCCGGGTGCTTTGGGCGCGCAATTCGGCCGCCGTCGTCACGAGTTGGATTGCCATGTCAGGGTCCTTCCTTAGGGTTGCGCCGCTTCAGCGTCGGGGTCGCCGCCGTCGACGTCACCGCCCGGCTCTTGGCCTGCGGTGTCAAGCGCCTGCCTGATGCCGTCAAGTTGTTCCGGCCGCAGCAGTCCCCGGCTTCCTGCCCGGCGGGCCGTCGCACGGGCCATGGCCAGGTACGCCTCCAGAATATCCCCGCCGGAACCGCCGTCGTGCTCGCGGAGGGCCTCCGCGTGCGCCGCCACGGTGCCCGCGTCCCCGCGTGCCACCGGCCCGGTCAGTGCCGATTCCCCCGAGGCGAGGGCGTTTTCCAGGGTGGCCCGCAGCAGCGGCCCCAGCATCCGCTCCGGGGCGTCGACGCCGACCTCCCGGAGGAGCTGCGAGGCCTGCGCCACGAGGGTGACCAGGTGGTTCGAGCCGTGCGCGAGGGCCGCGTGGTAGAGCACGCGATCGCCCTCGGCGATCGCCACAGGCTCGGCGCCCATTTCCACCACAAGCGCCTGGGCGATCGGCAGCATCGCAGGGTCCGCCGTGACACCGAAGGTACAGTCCAGCAGCCGGGTGAGGTCCAGGCTCATGCCGGTGAAGGTCATCGCCGGGTGCAGTGCCAGCGGCACCGCACCGGCGGCGCGGACCGGATGCAGGATGCCGACCCCGAAACGGCCGGAGGTGTGCGCCACGAGCTGGCCGGGCTGCCAGGCGCCGAGCTTGGCAAGGCCTTCCACGAGCGGGCCAAGGGCGTCATCCGGGACCGCCAGCAGTACCAGTTCGGCGCGTTCCACGATGTCCTGCACCGCGAGGACGGGCACCCCGGGGAGCAGGGTTGCGGCGCGTTCGAGGCTGGCCTCGGAGACGGCGGACACCCCGATGATGGCGTGCTCGGCGCCGCGCAGGGCCGCACCGAGCACGGCGCCGACCTTGCCGGCACCGATGATTCCGACGCCGAGGCGTCCTGGCTTAGCCATGTTGCGGGCCTTCCTGTTGCTTGGGAGCCGGCCGCGCCTGCGCCAGCCAGTGTTCACTCCTCTGGAGTTTCCGGGCGGCGCGGGCGCGGACGGACTGCGCCTCGAACAGTGCCCGGCCTTCGTCCAGGCCGGCCTGGACGAGCCTCGGGGACACCGGCCCGGCCGTGGTGTGCAGGACCAGGTCAACCACCCTGAAGCGCCGGGCCAGCGGACCCTGTTCGAGCGCGATCGACTGCGTACGCTGATGCGGCACCACCACCAGGTGCCGCCACCAGCGTCCCGAGCGGATCAGCAGGGCGGTGTCCGTGGCGGTGAAGCCGTTGCGGCGCCAGCCCAGCGGCGCGAGCAGGCGGGCGCGGCGCGGCGTCGTAATGAACCCGGCGTCGGCGTCCCGCCTAGCCGCGCGTGTCCGGTCCGCCAACCCGGTGAGGCCCGCGGTGAAGACCCGCACCGGGTCCGGGGTCCCGGGATCGGGCAGGACCAGGGAGAGCATCGACAGCACGTCGGCCACGGTCCCGACGGGCAGGAGCGTTGTCCGGGCCGAGCCCTCCCCGCTGTTTCCCGCGGCCCCGTAGCCGGCCACGTTGACCTGCATCCGGTACCAGCCGAAGATCCGCCACAGCGGCGGCTGGCTGACCCGCAGCGCCTGGATCCTGCCCGGCGGCAGCGTCTGCGCCCGGGTGTCCAGCAGCCCGTAACGCAGCCTGATGCCGTCCGGGGACACGGCGGCGGTGAAGTTGTAGCCCTTGCTGAACATCGACCAGTAGGCGGCCACCAGGCCCAGCGCCGCCGGGATCAGGTAGAGGTAGAAACCGCGGTTCTCGGTGACGGCGGACAGCACCACGGAGGCAACGGCGCCCAGCACCACACCGACGCTCTGCTCGCTCAGGACCAGCGATCCGGCAAGGCGCGACGGCGGTACGGTCAGCACCGCCTGTTCGGGGGCCTCGGCGGCGGCTGCCCCGGGGCGCTCCGGATCCGGCGCGACGCCGGCCGCGCGGGCCAGGATCGTCGCACGCAACTGCCGCGCCTCCTCCATCCGGAGGTATGCGAGCCGCACGGCCGACTCCCCGGCGTCGGCTACCTCAAACCTGAGCTCGGCCAGTCCGAAGATCCGGGCCAGCAGCGGCTGCACGACGTCGATCGCCTGCACCCGGTCCAGCCGGGCCTGCCGCTGCTGCTTGAAGAGGAAACCGGTGTTGACGCGGACGTAGCCCTGCGCCACCTGATAGCGGGTGAAGTACCAGCTCAGGATGTAGCCGAGCACGGTCAGCAGCAGCACCGCCCCGCCGCCGAGCAGCAGCCACGGCGCCCGGCCCGCGAGCCGCTCGTCCACCAGCGGAGCCCCCTGCAGGAGCCGCTCGAAGGTGTCGCGGCCGAAGAAGAATCCCATCGCGGCCAGCGCCACCCAGCCCCGGACGAAGGGCGACGCCGGGTGCACCCGCCGCCAGCCGCCGTCGGGCGTTTGATCCGTCCCGGCCCCGTCGGACAGCTGCGGGGCAACCCCGTTGCCGCCGGGCATCACAACAGGTCCCTCATGGCCAGGCCGTCACTGCGGATCCGTCACAGCCCGGCCAGGCGGGCTTCGCCGCGGACGGACAGCTGCTCGCGGAGCCGCGCGCCCTCGGCGGCCGGCAGGCCAGGAATCCCGGCCGTGGTCCCGGCGGAGGCGGTGTGCAGTTTCACGGTGCACAGGCCCAGGCCGCG from Arthrobacter sp. PAMC25564 encodes:
- a CDS encoding PH domain-containing protein; translated protein: MPGGNGVAPQLSDGAGTDQTPDGGWRRVHPASPFVRGWVALAAMGFFFGRDTFERLLQGAPLVDERLAGRAPWLLLGGGAVLLLTVLGYILSWYFTRYQVAQGYVRVNTGFLFKQQRQARLDRVQAIDVVQPLLARIFGLAELRFEVADAGESAVRLAYLRMEEARQLRATILARAAGVAPDPERPGAAAAEAPEQAVLTVPPSRLAGSLVLSEQSVGVVLGAVASVVLSAVTENRGFYLYLIPAALGLVAAYWSMFSKGYNFTAAVSPDGIRLRYGLLDTRAQTLPPGRIQALRVSQPPLWRIFGWYRMQVNVAGYGAAGNSGEGSARTTLLPVGTVADVLSMLSLVLPDPGTPDPVRVFTAGLTGLADRTRAARRDADAGFITTPRRARLLAPLGWRRNGFTATDTALLIRSGRWWRHLVVVPHQRTQSIALEQGPLARRFRVVDLVLHTTAGPVSPRLVQAGLDEGRALFEAQSVRARAARKLQRSEHWLAQARPAPKQQEGPQHG